The region CAACTATAAACTATAAAATCTTATCAGCGTTGCCCAAAGTTTGGTTGATAAATTGGGCACTCGTTTCCCGTTGTACGGGCAATGGCTGCCCATCGCTTGTTCTCTAGTAGCCCGTCACGTGTTCACCGGTAGCCCGTCACGTGTTCTCTGTGGGACCGCTTAAATGGTATGGCTGGAACATCTGGAGGGCAGAGAAAAAGATTAGCTTTTAGTGAAATCAATCTCTTCTGAGAAATGGTCGAATTCAACATCTTTATATCCGTATTTGGCGAAGAGCTGTTTGATATATGCCTGTTGTTCCGGCAGGAGTTTCAGTTGTCCCAGTTTGTAACGGTAGTATTGTCCTTTGCTGCCGAGGTAGTCTCTCATTTCGGCGCGCAGTGCAGGAGCGTCTTTCACTTTCATTTCGGCAAAGAGTTTGTCGAATCCCCATGCCATTTTCACGACACGCAGCGGAGCGAAGTACTTGCAATTCCCGTTTTTCAGGGCATTTGGGAAAATGGCATCCCCTCTATCAGTCTTCTCGTTTTTGTAGAGACCGGATAGATAGTGGATACATTTGTTTTTCATCGGACATGGTTCGGTGAAACAGTAGGTGATGTTGCTAGGTACGTTTCCGTACTCAAAAGCCTTTTTCAGTAATTCCTTTTCATCCATGTTTCTTAAGTATTAAGAATAAAACATTCTGTTTTACTAAACGCAAAAACATCCTGTTTATTGCCTTGCAAATGCTATTATTATCACTTCATAAAGCATTTTTTTCGATGCTAAGCAGCAAAATCATGATACTTCTCGCTAATTTATGATACTTCGATGATACTTCTCCCTCCATTTTCAGAGAAGTCTCATTCTTGATAAAGTTCTGTTTATTAGAGATATAGGCTTTATCTTATGCCCAAAAATGAGACTTTGATACTTTTTTTTCGAGAAAAAGATTTATACGTGCGTGTTAGCCTGTTTCGTAACAACTCTGCACCTCTATAGAAAATAATTATTCTGCTCATGAGGGATTGGGGAGTTGCAAGATTGCTTTTGCCTTTCCATTAGACTTTTGGGGAATCATGGAGAAGAGGGTTACGAGTATTGTTGCTTTGGAAGATTTTCCTTGTTTTTCAAATAGTAGTAGAAAGATTTGGTTGATTTTGCGAGTAAAACAAAAGTTTTGAATAAATAATTTGGTAAATACACTTAAAAAGTGTACCTTTGCCTTGTTAAAACAAAAAGCTATCCTATATGGAAATAAAAACAGAAAGCAACCAGATATATTCTCCGATAAGAGATAAATGGCTTGTGCTAAAGCCTGAGGAGGAAGTTCGCCAAAGATATGTTTGTCGTTTGGTGGATAGCTACGGCTATGGCATCAAACAAATGGGAGAAGAAGTAAAGGTGACAAACTCTCAACGCGGGCAAGGTGCTGCTCGTGCAGATATTGTTATCTGGCGAAATGAGGAGGATAAACGAAAAGGGAAGAATGCACTTATCGTAGTGGAGTGTAAGGCGGAAAATGTTACTATTCGCCAAGCTGACTATTTTCAAGGATATAATTATGCAGCTTGGGCTGGTGCTAAGTTTTTTGTCACAACCAACTTGAAGGAAACTCGTATTTTTAAGGTGGTAGAGGATGCTATGCCTAAAAAGTTGGAGGAAATTGCTGATATTCCTTCTGCCGATATGGTGAACGATGACAAGAAAATCAAGGCTATGCTGCTGCAGACAAAAGCGTTTACTCGTGATGAGTTCTCTCGATTGCTTTTTAAGTGCCATAACATCATTCGTAATAATGATAAACTATCACCTGAAGCAGCTTTTGATGAGATAAGCAAGATTCTGTTCATCAAAATTAGATACGAACGTACGAATTCTGGAACTCAAATTTTCTCAAAGGAAGAATTTTTGAAACAAAAGAAGATGTATGATGCCGTAAAGTCTAAAGAGTCACCTGATTATTATCAGTTTTTGTTTAATAAGACAAAGGAGGATTTTGCCAAAGACCATCTTTTTGATGAAAATGAAACTATTAAAATACGAGAGAATAGCTTTGAACAAATCGTGAAGGAATTACAAGTGTATAACTTGTCAACTACTTCTGATGATGTGAAAGGTATTGCCTTTGAGCAATTCTTGGGAAGAACGTTTCGTGGAGAATTAGGACAATTTTTCACGCCTCGTACTATTGTTGATTTTATGGTATCTGTGCTAGACCCACAAGAAGGTGAGTATGTTTGTGATCCTTGTTGTGGAAGTGGTGGATTCTTGATTCGTGCTTTCGAATATGTTCGTGAACATATAGAGAATGAAGTGGAAGTAAGAAAAGAGGATGTAAAAAAGTCTTTGTTTACAGACGATTATTCAAAGCTACCAAAGAAAGAACAAGAGAAAAATGACCAAAAGGTAATAGATGCTTTCAGCAAGATGAACTATGAGTTGGACATCAATAATCCAATGGGGCGTTTGCGCTCCCTTTCTTTCGATTGTATCTATGGAACGGATGCCAATCCTCGTATGGCTCGAACTGCCAAGATGAATATGATTATGCACGGAGATGGTCATGGTGGGGTTCATCATCATGATGGTCTCTTGAATGTCAATGGCATTTGGGAAGGCCGCTTTGATGTTATCCTTACTAATCCTCCTTTTGGGGCAAGAATAGACAAGGAATTAAAGATTACAGAAGCCGATAGGTTTACTGATATAGAGAAAATCAAGGCTTATGAAAAAAGGTATGGTAAGGAAAATTATGACAATGCGTTAAAGCAAGTCAATGATCATATAAATCAACCTATACTTGACCTGTTTCAAATAGGAAAGTTTAATGGTCTTACCGAAGTCTTGTTTATAGAGCGTTGTTTGAATCTCCTAAAGCCTGGTGGCAGAATGGGTATTGTGCTCCCAGAAGGTGTATTGAACAATACAAACCTTCAAAAGGTGCGCGATTTTGTAGAGAGCAAGGCAAAGATATTGTTGATTGTGTCTATTCCGCAAGATGTGTTTATGGCAGCAGGTGCTACAGTAAAGCCTAGTTTGTTGTTCTTCAAGAAATTCACCGAAGATGAGGCTGAGGAATACAATCGTATCTGTATTCAAGTATCGCATGAGGTGGAAGCTAAGTACGATGAAGAAATGACGGATATAGATGTGAAGTTGGCAAAACGTGGCAAGGAGGCTTTGACAAAAGATGAAAAGAAAAGCCTTCGGTCTCGTAAGAAAGAGTTGACGGTTTTGATAGAGAACGAAATTAAAACTTTAGTGAAAGAAAGATTTGACTATGTGATTCCTATAGCAGAGGTTCAGAAAGCTGGTATCAGTACTACTGGAGCTAAGATTGAAAACGAATTGGAACCGCTTGAAAAGGAGTTTACGGAATATCGAAAGGAAAACAAACTTTGGGAGAAGCATGTAAGAGCCACGAAATACAATGTTTCTGATGACGGAACCATGCTGCGTACAAGATTTATTGATGGTGTCGCTTGCGAACCAGAACCATTCTATAGATATTAAAGAGAAATGAGTGTAAATACTTTTAAATATATCCATTTTGCCCACTATAAGGACATTCCGAATTGGAGTGTCCAATATGTGGTTGAGGAGAAATTGGGCTTTACCAAGAAGTACTCAATGGCTAAGATTGGCTCGTTCTTGAAAAAAAGTAAGGATCAGATTGAAATCCAAGATGACGCAGAATACAAGCAAGTTACTGTTAAGATAAACAATGGTGGCGTGATAGCAAGAAATGATGGTCAGTTAAAGAGAGGCTCTGAAATTGGAACCAAGCGACAGACCGTAGTTCATGCAGGTCAATTTATTGTCTCCAAAATTGATGCTCGTAATGGTGCGTTTGGTGTAATTCCAGATGATTTGGAAGGGGCGATAGTTACAAACGATTTCCCTGTGTTTGATGTAGATTCTTCTAAGATTCTTCCTCAATTTATGGTGCTGATTTCTACAACTCCTCAGTTTGTAGAGTTTGCCCGTAAATGTAGTAGTGGTACGACTAATCGTAAGCGCATAGATATTGATGCTTTTCTGCAACAAGTGATTCCTTTACCTTCGTTGGAAGAGCAAGAGGATATTTTAGTTGGCTATAATCAAGCAATTGGAAAAATAGAATATAATGAAAGACAAATATTAAGTTTTTCAGAAGAAGGAAGAAAATTGTTTGATAAACTTTTAAAAATGAAAAAGTATGGGAAATGCAAAGGTGATACTTCCTTGCGTTTTATAGCCTATAGTAGTACTGCTCAGCGTTGGGATTCTTTTGCTGTGAATCAAAGCATAGAAAGTGATTTCCCTATTCGAAATTTAGAAACTTGCATAAAAAATATAGCTACAGGAACAACACCATCAACAAATAAGCAGGAATATTTTAAAGGGAATATAAAATTTTATACTCCTGCGGATATAGGAGTTGATAAATATTTGGGTAAATCTTGTCGAAGTATATCAGATTTGGCGGTTAGAGATAATAAAGCACGCCTTTTTCATAAAAATGATCTGTTGTTTGTTGGAATAGGATCAACAGTAGGAAAAGTGGGAATTGTTGAAGATGAATGTGTTTCTTCAAATCAGCAAATTACAGGTCTTACTGTAGATGAAAGCCAATTAAAAGTTGAGTATTTGTACTATTATTTAAAATTTAATAAAGACTTAGCAATTGCCGATAGTTCAAAAACGACATTGCCTATTGTAAATCAAGAAAAAATAAAGCAGATTCCAATTGTAGTACCTCCATTGGTGTTGCAGGAAGATATTGTAGAAAAAATGAGTGAGGTGGATGAAAATATAGATGCTTTAAAGAAGCAGATTGCAAAATTGAAAAGTACTTCTTTAAGTGAGTTTGAACAAACAATATTTGAATGATTATGAGATTAAAGAAATTATATATAGAGCATTACAAGAATATTCATGGTGAATATTCTTTTGAGGGGAATCAAGGCTATATAGCATTGATAGGTTTAAATGGTTCTGGTAAGAGTAACTTGCTGGAGGCCATAAGCTTGGTACTTGATACCATGTTTGGGCTTCAAGTCAAGACTCCTATAGGTAATTTCTGGATAGAGTATGAGATGGATGGAGAAACTTGCTTTTATGGTAATATCGACCAAGCAGGAAATGTTATAGAATTAGATTCGCAGCCTAAGATGCCTTCTATGCTTATCTCATGTTATAGTGGAGAAGATGACCGTTTGTGGAATTTCTGCTATAAGGATTACTATGTTCGTTTCTTTAATGCTGCCATTGGTGGAGGTGAATATAAGCCACAGAGCCTTTATGTAAACAAGTATTGTTGGAAGATAGCTTTTATCTCTTTACTCTTTAGTGAGAATGAAGAGGTAAAATCCTTTGTTAAGAATATCTTAAAAGTAGATGCTCAACAAGTGACCGTACAATTCACTCGTCGTGAGGAAAATAAGGCTAATAGCCATGATGCTTCTAATTGGTACGCTCGTATAGAAGAGAAATTTGGAAAGGAAAGAATTCCTATGGAGGTGTTGAAGTATGAGGACTTGATATGTAATTCATATTCCAACTTAACATCAGATGCCCAGGTATTTTATTACCTTTATTTCCTTTGTATGCCTGAGCGAAATCTTAATTCTGGTATGCGAGCTGATAAGTTGATTGAAAATATAGCCATACAGGTAAATGGCTATAATTTCGAAGACTTGAGCGAAGGTGAGAAGAAACTCATCCTCATCGAATGCATTACAAAAGTGTTGGGCGATAAAGATGCCCTTGTCTTATTTGATGAACCTGATGCGCATACTCATATAGCAATGAAGAAAGAACTCCTTAGAGTTATTTCAGAATTTGAAGGTCAAACGATAATGACAACTCATTCGCCAATGTTTTTGAATAAACGTTGGGATGGATACCATATAGAAAATATTTATTATATGCATGATGGTATAGTTGAAACAGCAGATGGGCTAAAACATCTAAGCGATTTGACTGATGGAGCAATAGATTACTTTGAAGGTTCTTTCATTTTGAGTTCGAAGAATATTCTTGTGGTAGAGGGCAAGTATGATGATAAGTATTTGAAGAAGGCAATCTCTGTTTTTGTAGAGCAAGACGTTAAATACGAAAAGTTAAATGAGATAACTATTATGTCTTCTAATAGTGCAAGTGCTGCTGTTGAAATCTATAACCAGATACTTTCGCCCTGTTTGAATAGAATTGATAAGATTGTATTTCTCTTTGACTATGATAATGGTGGATGGAATGATGGATGGAAGAAAATAAAGCCGTTGTCTGATAGAAACGATAAGATTGTTCCTATGTTCTATCAAGATAGCTATCTTCCTGTTGCAAACTATCCAACAAGTGAAGCTGATGTAATCAAGGCTAATGGAGGCAATAAAATCAAGGATGTTAATTCTTATATGGTGGAAGATTTGTTTTCTGAAGATTCTTATGCCTCGAAGATAGCTCCTGTGATAAAAGCACGTACGCATAAAGATTTTAGAAATCTTACAATGGGAAAGAAAGGTACGGCTGGTGCTATAAAAGATCATATAGAAAAAGAATACAATAACTTTAAGAAAGAGTGGTTTGAAGGCTTTAAGCCTGTGCTTGATAAATTGTTGGAAGTTTTTTTCGAACGTAAAAAGTAAAGTTATGGACTCGATAAGAATATTTGGATATAAGTCTTTTAAAAAGTTATCAGTTCAACTGCATCCTATCAATCTCTTGATTGGTGCCAATGGAGCTGGTAAGAGTAACTTTTTGTCTCTTTTCGAGATGTTAGGAAACATCTATGAGAAGAGATTAGTGGCGTATGTCGCTCAAGTTGGTGGAGTAGATAAATTACTCTATCAAGGCAGAAAAGTTACCGATCGTATAGCTGTAAACTTGCTAATAGCTAAGAGTGAATATGACTTGATGTTATTGGAATCTGATGGTAAACTCATTGTAGAAAGAGAAGTTGTTGGTTGTTATGATGATGTTTGTCCTTTAGATTTAGTGAAGAAAAATGTTATAACGGAGTTTCAGAGCGAATCGAGTTTAAAAGACCATAAAGAGGAAGATTTATCTAACTATATCTCCCAAATCCGCAAGTTTCACTTCCACGATACTGGTCGCCGTTCTCCATTTACGGCTGATAGCCATATTGTGAACGATGCTTATCGTATGTATGAGCATGGTGAAAATCTGGCGGCTATCCTCTATCGTATTCAGCGAGAGAAGCCTGTGGCTTATCGTCGCATCATCCGTGTCATTCAGAGTGTGGCTCCCTATTTCTTGGACTTCTATTTCCAACCAACCGAAGCCGATATGGTGCGCTTGCAATGGCAGGATAAGTATAGTTCTATGATTTACGGACCGACCGACTTGTCGGATGGAACCATTCGCTTTATTGCCTTGACTGTGCTCTTTATGCAGCCATGGTTACCACGAGTTATCATCATTGATGAGCCGGAGCTTGGTTTGCATCCTGTGGCTATCGAAAAACTTTCGGGTTTGATTAAGATGGCGGCACAAAAGGGCACGCAAGTTATTGTTGCTACTCAGAGTGCTGAACTAATCAGTAACTTTGAACCAGAGGATGTCTTGACTGTTAATCAGAACGAAGATGGTACAACCATCAATCGGCTGAATAGCGAAGAGTTAGGACATTGGCTTGAGGATTATACACTTGGTGATTTGTGGAAACAAAATATCATGAAAGGAGGTCAGCCACGATGAAACGACTAATCATAGTGTGTGAGGGTCCTACGGAACAAGAGTTTTGTACAGAAGTGCTTGGAGTGGAGTTTGCTAAGCATGATATTTATGTGGAAGCTCCTGTCATCAAGCACTCGCATGGTGGTATAGTTCCTTGGACCACCATCAAAAAGCAAATATTGAATCATCTTCAAGAAGGTGATGTCTATGTCAGTATGTTAGTGGATTACTATGGTATCAAAGACCAGTTCGGGTTTCCTGGATGGGAAGAATCTAAGGAGATAGTGGATAAGACGGAGCGTATTCATTTCTTGATAGACAGAATGGCGAAGGATATTCCTGAGCAATATCGCTTCCGCTTCATACCATATATACAACTTCATGAGTTTGAGGGGTTGCTGTTTAGTGATGTGAGTGCATTCTTGAATAGTTTTGAGGAGAGTGAGTTTGATTATGCAGAGTTGCAGGCTACGGCAGAGGCTTTCCAATCGCCAGAGCTTATCAACAATAGTCCTGAGACAGCTCCGTCCAAACGATTGATAGCTGCTATTCCTGATTATAATAAGGTAGTTG is a window of Segatella copri DNA encoding:
- a CDS encoding DUF6078 family protein, giving the protein MDEKELLKKAFEYGNVPSNITYCFTEPCPMKNKCIHYLSGLYKNEKTDRGDAIFPNALKNGNCKYFAPLRVVKMAWGFDKLFAEMKVKDAPALRAEMRDYLGSKGQYYRYKLGQLKLLPEQQAYIKQLFAKYGYKDVEFDHFSEEIDFTKS
- a CDS encoding N-6 DNA methylase translates to MEIKTESNQIYSPIRDKWLVLKPEEEVRQRYVCRLVDSYGYGIKQMGEEVKVTNSQRGQGAARADIVIWRNEEDKRKGKNALIVVECKAENVTIRQADYFQGYNYAAWAGAKFFVTTNLKETRIFKVVEDAMPKKLEEIADIPSADMVNDDKKIKAMLLQTKAFTRDEFSRLLFKCHNIIRNNDKLSPEAAFDEISKILFIKIRYERTNSGTQIFSKEEFLKQKKMYDAVKSKESPDYYQFLFNKTKEDFAKDHLFDENETIKIRENSFEQIVKELQVYNLSTTSDDVKGIAFEQFLGRTFRGELGQFFTPRTIVDFMVSVLDPQEGEYVCDPCCGSGGFLIRAFEYVREHIENEVEVRKEDVKKSLFTDDYSKLPKKEQEKNDQKVIDAFSKMNYELDINNPMGRLRSLSFDCIYGTDANPRMARTAKMNMIMHGDGHGGVHHHDGLLNVNGIWEGRFDVILTNPPFGARIDKELKITEADRFTDIEKIKAYEKRYGKENYDNALKQVNDHINQPILDLFQIGKFNGLTEVLFIERCLNLLKPGGRMGIVLPEGVLNNTNLQKVRDFVESKAKILLIVSIPQDVFMAAGATVKPSLLFFKKFTEDEAEEYNRICIQVSHEVEAKYDEEMTDIDVKLAKRGKEALTKDEKKSLRSRKKELTVLIENEIKTLVKERFDYVIPIAEVQKAGISTTGAKIENELEPLEKEFTEYRKENKLWEKHVRATKYNVSDDGTMLRTRFIDGVACEPEPFYRY
- a CDS encoding restriction endonuclease subunit S, which produces MSVNTFKYIHFAHYKDIPNWSVQYVVEEKLGFTKKYSMAKIGSFLKKSKDQIEIQDDAEYKQVTVKINNGGVIARNDGQLKRGSEIGTKRQTVVHAGQFIVSKIDARNGAFGVIPDDLEGAIVTNDFPVFDVDSSKILPQFMVLISTTPQFVEFARKCSSGTTNRKRIDIDAFLQQVIPLPSLEEQEDILVGYNQAIGKIEYNERQILSFSEEGRKLFDKLLKMKKYGKCKGDTSLRFIAYSSTAQRWDSFAVNQSIESDFPIRNLETCIKNIATGTTPSTNKQEYFKGNIKFYTPADIGVDKYLGKSCRSISDLAVRDNKARLFHKNDLLFVGIGSTVGKVGIVEDECVSSNQQITGLTVDESQLKVEYLYYYLKFNKDLAIADSSKTTLPIVNQEKIKQIPIVVPPLVLQEDIVEKMSEVDENIDALKKQIAKLKSTSLSEFEQTIFE
- a CDS encoding ATP-dependent nuclease, which codes for MRLKKLYIEHYKNIHGEYSFEGNQGYIALIGLNGSGKSNLLEAISLVLDTMFGLQVKTPIGNFWIEYEMDGETCFYGNIDQAGNVIELDSQPKMPSMLISCYSGEDDRLWNFCYKDYYVRFFNAAIGGGEYKPQSLYVNKYCWKIAFISLLFSENEEVKSFVKNILKVDAQQVTVQFTRREENKANSHDASNWYARIEEKFGKERIPMEVLKYEDLICNSYSNLTSDAQVFYYLYFLCMPERNLNSGMRADKLIENIAIQVNGYNFEDLSEGEKKLILIECITKVLGDKDALVLFDEPDAHTHIAMKKELLRVISEFEGQTIMTTHSPMFLNKRWDGYHIENIYYMHDGIVETADGLKHLSDLTDGAIDYFEGSFILSSKNILVVEGKYDDKYLKKAISVFVEQDVKYEKLNEITIMSSNSASAAVEIYNQILSPCLNRIDKIVFLFDYDNGGWNDGWKKIKPLSDRNDKIVPMFYQDSYLPVANYPTSEADVIKANGGNKIKDVNSYMVEDLFSEDSYASKIAPVIKARTHKDFRNLTMGKKGTAGAIKDHIEKEYNNFKKEWFEGFKPVLDKLLEVFFERKK
- a CDS encoding AAA family ATPase — protein: MDSIRIFGYKSFKKLSVQLHPINLLIGANGAGKSNFLSLFEMLGNIYEKRLVAYVAQVGGVDKLLYQGRKVTDRIAVNLLIAKSEYDLMLLESDGKLIVEREVVGCYDDVCPLDLVKKNVITEFQSESSLKDHKEEDLSNYISQIRKFHFHDTGRRSPFTADSHIVNDAYRMYEHGENLAAILYRIQREKPVAYRRIIRVIQSVAPYFLDFYFQPTEADMVRLQWQDKYSSMIYGPTDLSDGTIRFIALTVLFMQPWLPRVIIIDEPELGLHPVAIEKLSGLIKMAAQKGTQVIVATQSAELISNFEPEDVLTVNQNEDGTTINRLNSEELGHWLEDYTLGDLWKQNIMKGGQPR
- a CDS encoding DUF4276 family protein — its product is MKRLIIVCEGPTEQEFCTEVLGVEFAKHDIYVEAPVIKHSHGGIVPWTTIKKQILNHLQEGDVYVSMLVDYYGIKDQFGFPGWEESKEIVDKTERIHFLIDRMAKDIPEQYRFRFIPYIQLHEFEGLLFSDVSAFLNSFEESEFDYAELQATAEAFQSPELINNSPETAPSKRLIAAIPDYNKVVVGICVAMDIGLEKIREKCPLFNEWIERLMK